The Bradyrhizobium guangxiense genomic sequence GGCCGATGCGGCCTCGATCGAAACGCGGAGAACCGTCGAGCGCGCGGAATCGCGCCAGCAGGCTCTGACGCTGCTCTTGATGTCGCCGGAAATGCAGAGGAGGTGACGATGGACTGCACCGAGAACCGGCTGCTCACCTCGCGCCGCAATGTCCTGCTCGGCGGCGCCTCATTCGCGGCCTGGGCCTATTTGCCGAAATTCGCCCGCGCGTCCGACGGCCGCGATCCCCGGCTGATCGTGGTGATCCTGCGCGGCGCGCTCGATGGCCTTTCGACCGTTGCGCCGGTCGGCGACCCCGACTATGCCGGCCTGCACGGCACGATCGCGCTCACGAGCGACGGCGCGCATCCTGCGATCGCGCTCGATTCCTTCTTCGCGTTGCATCCGGCGATGCCGGAATTCGCGCGCATGTATCGCGATCGCCATGCCGCGGTGATTCACGCCGTGGCGACGCCCTATCGCGACCGCTCGCATTTCGACGGCCAGGACGTGCTCGAGAGCGGCTATGCCGGGCCGGGCCGCGTGCAGTCCGGCTGGCTCAACCGGGCGCTGGAGGCGCTGCCGCGGGGCGCGCGCGTCTCGAGCGGTCTTGCGGTCGGCCCCACCACGCCGCTGGTGCTGCGCGGCAATGCGCCGACCGTGGGCTGGGCGCCGGTGGCGCTGCCGCAGGCCGATGACGACACGGCAATGCGCCTCGTCGATCTCTATCGCCACCGCGATCCCGCGTTGGCGATGGCGCTGTCGCAGGGCCTCCAGCTCGAGAAGGCCGCGAGCGGCGACGACATGAAACGCAAGCCGGGCGATGCGGTGGCGCAGATGCGCCAGGTCGCGCGTGGCGCGGCCAAGCTGATGGCGGCGGATGACGGCCCGCGCATTGCCGCGCTCGCTTTCGACGGCTGGGACACCCATGCCAATGAAGGCGGCCCGGTCGGCCGTCTCGCCTTCCTGCTCGGCGGGCTCGACGGGGCACTCGCCGAGTTCGAAAGCGGCTTGGGGGAGCGCTGGCGCGACACCGTCGTCGTCGTCGCCACCGAATTCGGCCGCACCGCGCGCATCAACGGCACCGACGGCACCGATCACGGCACGGGAACGATCGCGCTGCTCGCCGGCGGTGCCGTGAAGGGCGGCCGCGTCATCACCGACTGGCCGGGTCTCAAGCTCGGCTACCTTCACGAAGGGCGCGATCTCAAGCCGACGACGGACCTGCGCGCGGTCATCAAGGGCGTGCTGCACGACCAATTCGGCCTGTCCGATCGCGTGCTGGCAGAGACGGTGTTCCCGGATAGCGCAGCGGCACGGCCGATGCAGGGATTGGTGACATAACCACCACTGCCGTCATTCCGGGCCCGCGCCTTGCGGCGCGTCGCGGAATGACGAAATAATCTGCCGAGCATCAGGAGAACCATCCCCCATGTACATCGCCATGAACCGCTTCCGCGTCGCCAAGGGCTCCGAGACCGCCTTCGAGCAGGTCTGGCTCACGCGCGACACCCATCTGGACAAGGTGCCGGGCTTCGTCGAATTCCATCTGCTGCGCGGGCCGGAAGCCGAGGACCACACGCTCTACGCCTCGCACACTGTCTGGGCGAACCATGCGGCGTTCGAGGCCTGGACCAAGTCGGAGGCGTTCCGCGCCGCGCATCAGCGCGCCGGCGACAACAAGCCGCTCTATCTCGGCCATCCCCAGTTCGAAGGCTTCGAGGTGATGCAGACGGTCGGGCGCGGCGCCAGGTAACGCGCCGCCACCGCGGAGTTCAGCCCAGGGTGATCTTGTCGATCTCGGCAAGATCGTCCGCACCGAGCTTCCAGGCGATCGCCTTGACGTTCTCCTCGATCTGCTCGACGCGCGTCGCGCCGGCGATCACGCTCGACACCTGCGGCCGCGCGGCGAGCCAGGAGAAGGCGAGCTCGAGCATACTGTGGCCGCGCGCCTTGGCAAAGGCCTGGAGCTTCTCGACCATGTCCTCGTTGCGTGGCGTGACGTAGCGGTCGCGTAGCGCCGGCGCCTTGGCAAAGCGCGTGTCGGCGGGCGCCGCCGTGCCGCGCCTGTACTTGCCGGTGAGCAGGCCGCTGGCGAGCGGGAAGAACGGCAACAGGCCGAGCTTGTACTCCTGCGCCGCCGGCAGCAGGTCCTTCTCGATGTCGCGCACCAACAGGCTGTATTCGTCCTGGCACGAGATGAAGCGGCTGACGTTCATCGCACGCGCGGTGAACTCGGCTTCCGCGATCCGCCAGGCCGGGAAGTTGGAATTGCCGATGTAGCGGACCTTGCCCTGCCGCACGAGATCGTCGAGCGCGCGCAGGCTCTCCTCGATCGGTGTCAGCGGATCGTAATCGTGTTGCTGATAGAGGTCGATATAGTCGGTCTTCAGCCGTCTCAGGCTCGCCTCGACCGCGTCCATGATGTAGCGGCGCGAGGCGCCCTGCCTGGTGCCGTCACTCGCCATCGGCTTGGCGTATTTGGTGGCGAGCACGATGTCCTTGCGGCGTTCGCCGAGCACGGCGCCGAGCACCGTCTCCGAGCCGCCCATGCCGGCATAGATGTCGGCGGTGTCGAACAGCGTGATGCCGAGATCGAGCGCGCGATGGATCACCTTGCGCGACGTCTCCA encodes the following:
- a CDS encoding DUF1501 domain-containing protein, with amino-acid sequence MDCTENRLLTSRRNVLLGGASFAAWAYLPKFARASDGRDPRLIVVILRGALDGLSTVAPVGDPDYAGLHGTIALTSDGAHPAIALDSFFALHPAMPEFARMYRDRHAAVIHAVATPYRDRSHFDGQDVLESGYAGPGRVQSGWLNRALEALPRGARVSSGLAVGPTTPLVLRGNAPTVGWAPVALPQADDDTAMRLVDLYRHRDPALAMALSQGLQLEKAASGDDMKRKPGDAVAQMRQVARGAAKLMAADDGPRIAALAFDGWDTHANEGGPVGRLAFLLGGLDGALAEFESGLGERWRDTVVVVATEFGRTARINGTDGTDHGTGTIALLAGGAVKGGRVITDWPGLKLGYLHEGRDLKPTTDLRAVIKGVLHDQFGLSDRVLAETVFPDSAAARPMQGLVT
- a CDS encoding antibiotic biosynthesis monooxygenase family protein, which gives rise to MYIAMNRFRVAKGSETAFEQVWLTRDTHLDKVPGFVEFHLLRGPEAEDHTLYASHTVWANHAAFEAWTKSEAFRAAHQRAGDNKPLYLGHPQFEGFEVMQTVGRGAR
- a CDS encoding aldo/keto reductase — its product is MEIRNLGASGLRVSAVGLGCNNFGQRTDLETSRKVIHRALDLGITLFDTADIYAGMGGSETVLGAVLGERRKDIVLATKYAKPMASDGTRQGASRRYIMDAVEASLRRLKTDYIDLYQQHDYDPLTPIEESLRALDDLVRQGKVRYIGNSNFPAWRIAEAEFTARAMNVSRFISCQDEYSLLVRDIEKDLLPAAQEYKLGLLPFFPLASGLLTGKYRRGTAAPADTRFAKAPALRDRYVTPRNEDMVEKLQAFAKARGHSMLELAFSWLAARPQVSSVIAGATRVEQIEENVKAIAWKLGADDLAEIDKITLG